One Candidatus Binatia bacterium genomic region harbors:
- a CDS encoding class II aldolase/adducin family protein — MLDNSEAIGVPEQPVEAPAEERQLQEKQRLAASFRIFARRGFDEGAAGHITVRDPVAPETFWVNPFGLHFSKIRVSDLIRVDHAGEIVEGQGFLNQAAFAIHSRIHAARPDVHAAAHSHSMFGKTWSSLGRLLDPISQDSCAFYEDHALFDDFRGVVLDPAEGDRIGAALGDCKAVILQNHGLLTVGGHVGSAVFWYLLLERSCESQLMAEAAGTPTLIRPEAARLTCEQIGSETAGVFSFEGLYQQLATEEPDLLD, encoded by the coding sequence ATGCTCGATAATAGCGAAGCGATCGGTGTTCCCGAACAGCCAGTTGAGGCCCCTGCCGAGGAGCGGCAACTGCAGGAAAAGCAGCGTCTGGCAGCCTCTTTCCGAATCTTTGCCCGGCGTGGTTTCGACGAGGGGGCCGCGGGACATATTACGGTTCGTGACCCGGTGGCCCCGGAAACTTTCTGGGTGAACCCCTTTGGACTCCACTTCTCGAAAATTCGAGTTTCGGATTTGATTCGTGTCGATCACGCGGGCGAAATTGTCGAAGGGCAGGGTTTCCTCAATCAGGCAGCCTTCGCGATCCACTCGCGCATCCATGCCGCGCGCCCGGATGTTCATGCGGCCGCGCATTCTCACTCGATGTTCGGCAAGACGTGGTCGTCCCTCGGTCGACTGCTGGACCCCATCAGTCAGGACTCCTGCGCCTTCTACGAGGATCATGCGCTTTTCGACGACTTCAGGGGCGTGGTTCTTGACCCGGCGGAGGGAGATCGGATCGGCGCTGCCTTGGGGGATTGCAAGGCTGTCATTCTCCAGAACCATGGTCTTCTTACCGTTGGTGGGCACGTCGGCTCGGCTGTCTTCTGGTATCTTCTGCTGGAGCGCAGTTGTGAGTCGCAACTCATGGCCGAGGCGGCGGGCACGCCGACGTTGATTCGCCCTGAGGCTGCACGCCTCACCTGCGAACAAATCGGCAGTGAGACAGCGGGGGTATTCAGTTTCGAGGGGCTCTACCAGCAACTGGCCACAGAAGAGCCGGACCTGCTCGACTGA
- the aroC gene encoding chorismate synthase, with the protein MSSHFGHQFRISTFGESHGGGVGVIVDGCPPRIPLSVEEIQLELDRRRPGQSRLTTPRQEADRAEILSGVFEGQTLGTSIGILVRNSDARPQAYEDMKDTFRPSHADYTYEAKYGVRNWQGGGRASARETIGRVAAGAIARKVLATAGMGAITGWVSSVRDIHADVDPVAVDRAAVEAGPTRCPDPQAAEKMIEAIDAARRDGDSLGGVVTCVAHGVPPGLGEPVFDKLDADLAKAMLSLPACKGFEIGSGFAGTLLSGLAHNDAFYAEGDRVRTRTNRSGGVQGGISNGEALVLRAAFKPTATIRQAQETVNRDLESRQLEAQGRHDPCVLPRAVPMVEAMVALVICDHWLRQKSITD; encoded by the coding sequence GTGAGTTCCCATTTCGGTCATCAATTCCGTATTTCCACGTTCGGCGAGTCTCATGGCGGCGGTGTCGGCGTCATTGTGGACGGTTGCCCTCCGAGGATTCCCTTGTCGGTCGAGGAGATTCAGCTGGAACTGGATCGACGTCGCCCGGGCCAAAGCCGATTGACGACACCACGTCAGGAAGCGGATCGAGCCGAGATTCTTTCCGGGGTTTTCGAAGGACAGACCCTGGGAACATCGATCGGCATCCTGGTGCGCAATTCCGATGCGCGTCCTCAGGCCTATGAAGATATGAAGGATACCTTTCGGCCTTCGCACGCTGATTATACCTATGAAGCCAAATACGGTGTGCGAAATTGGCAGGGTGGTGGCCGGGCCAGTGCTCGAGAAACAATCGGCCGCGTGGCTGCCGGAGCCATCGCCCGCAAGGTTCTGGCCACAGCGGGGATGGGGGCAATTACTGGCTGGGTCAGTTCGGTCCGGGACATCCATGCCGATGTCGATCCGGTGGCTGTCGATCGTGCTGCGGTCGAGGCGGGGCCGACTCGGTGCCCGGATCCGCAGGCCGCCGAAAAGATGATTGAGGCGATTGATGCCGCGCGCCGCGATGGAGACTCTCTCGGAGGTGTTGTGACTTGCGTGGCTCATGGTGTGCCGCCGGGTCTTGGGGAACCGGTTTTTGATAAACTCGATGCGGATTTGGCCAAGGCGATGCTGTCTTTGCCTGCATGCAAGGGCTTCGAGATTGGATCAGGATTCGCGGGCACCTTGTTGTCCGGATTGGCGCATAATGATGCTTTTTATGCCGAAGGCGATCGGGTCCGAACTCGCACCAACCGTTCCGGAGGCGTGCAGGGTGGAATCTCGAACGGAGAGGCGCTGGTTCTCCGGGCGGCGTTCAAGCCAACTGCAACGATTCGGCAGGCGCAGGAAACGGTGAACCGAGACCTGGAAAGCCGTCAGTTGGAGGCGCAGGGGCGCCACGACCCTTGTGTTCTGCCGCGAGCCGTTCCCATGGTCGAGGCGATGGTGGCTCTGGTCATCTGCGACCATTGGTTGCGGCAGAAGTCCATCACCGATTGA
- a CDS encoding aminotransferase class IV, translated as MKTSARVWLNGKIIRARDARLSIFDRGFLYGDAVFETVRLYGGRPFLWRRHRKRLQHSLDRLGLPHPENRLEDAIAELSDACALTDAAVRITVTRGVGEGLIPPNDLSPTLLVTARTIPEELVVQRRTGVSVIRLPFGNGGQSVVTGHKTTSYAAAVQGRMAAARTGAYEAIYVEADGRISEATTSNVFAIFGRTLHTPPLEAGCLPGITRQIVLELAKKAELRIREVPIEADRLDRASEIFLTGSVIEILPVASLDGKALTKIAPGPITTQLSRGYRQRVQRHLRQSRRDSARS; from the coding sequence TTGAAAACCTCCGCCCGCGTCTGGCTGAACGGGAAAATCATACGCGCCCGCGATGCCCGCCTATCGATTTTTGACCGAGGCTTTTTATACGGTGACGCCGTATTCGAGACCGTGCGACTTTATGGAGGACGACCCTTTCTTTGGCGACGGCATCGCAAGCGCTTGCAACATAGCCTCGATCGACTCGGGCTACCTCACCCGGAAAACAGGCTGGAGGACGCGATCGCCGAACTCTCCGACGCCTGTGCACTCACCGACGCCGCCGTTCGGATCACGGTGACTCGCGGAGTGGGCGAAGGCTTGATCCCCCCGAACGACCTGTCCCCCACCTTGCTCGTTACCGCGCGAACCATCCCCGAGGAACTGGTCGTCCAGCGCAGGACGGGGGTCTCCGTCATTCGCCTGCCCTTCGGAAACGGCGGGCAAAGTGTGGTCACGGGCCATAAAACCACCAGCTATGCCGCGGCGGTTCAAGGGCGGATGGCGGCGGCTCGAACTGGAGCCTATGAGGCGATCTATGTCGAGGCGGACGGTCGGATCAGTGAAGCGACCACGAGCAATGTCTTTGCCATATTCGGACGAACCCTCCACACCCCACCACTGGAAGCTGGTTGCCTGCCGGGCATTACGCGCCAAATTGTACTCGAATTGGCGAAAAAGGCCGAACTTCGCATCCGCGAGGTTCCGATCGAAGCCGACCGGCTGGACCGAGCATCCGAGATCTTCCTGACCGGAAGCGTGATCGAGATCCTGCCGGTTGCCAGCCTTGACGGGAAAGCCCTGACAAAAATAGCCCCGGGTCCGATCACCACGCAGTTGTCGCGCGGGTATCGGCAACGCGTTCAGCGACACCTCCGGCAATCTCGCCGCGATTCCGCTAGAAGCTGA
- a CDS encoding transglycosylase SLT domain-containing protein encodes MSGLPKLGGRAALAGLLVLHLVLTLLVTPVRAEPRPPRLAFPPEFSIPAGMEARVQFWVDIFGRYSVRDAIVHDRNHPHRIVATLSMRRGNQRERRQIQARYADLLREIQQASSPVERRAILNQFNGPVDPRWLQIPPEDLRVFRGQSETFSKSLKRSRYYSRTVRGALAQAGLPPLLIYLPHIESSYDPSARSHAGALGLWQLMPNTARQYIRVGGRADERRDPERSTYAAAQFLHATHRSLRSWPLALTAYNHGPSAVARAIHRHSTTDLGELIYRNENRRFGFAGENFYAKFLAAAHLGENADYYFPDIDMNEIVTHTVRRGDTLWGIARRYGISLRALKRSNAHQLARSKYLKPGVRLLVEG; translated from the coding sequence GTGAGCGGACTTCCAAAACTTGGCGGGCGTGCCGCCCTGGCAGGACTCCTCGTCCTGCATTTGGTTCTGACCCTGCTGGTGACACCCGTTCGCGCGGAGCCACGCCCTCCTCGACTGGCATTTCCGCCCGAGTTCTCCATCCCTGCCGGCATGGAGGCCCGGGTGCAGTTCTGGGTCGATATCTTTGGAAGATACTCGGTCCGCGACGCCATCGTTCACGACCGCAATCACCCGCATCGAATCGTGGCAACCCTCTCGATGCGTCGAGGAAACCAGCGTGAACGACGCCAAATACAGGCGCGCTATGCGGACCTGCTGCGAGAAATCCAGCAAGCCAGCTCGCCTGTCGAGCGACGCGCCATCCTGAATCAATTCAACGGCCCGGTGGATCCCCGTTGGCTGCAGATCCCGCCCGAGGACCTGCGCGTTTTCCGAGGACAGTCGGAGACATTCAGCAAAAGTCTGAAGCGGTCCCGTTACTATTCGCGGACGGTGCGAGGGGCGTTGGCTCAAGCCGGGCTACCACCACTTCTGATCTACTTGCCCCATATCGAATCCTCGTACGACCCGAGCGCACGATCCCATGCGGGTGCCCTCGGCCTGTGGCAACTCATGCCCAATACGGCCCGCCAGTATATCCGGGTGGGCGGCCGCGCCGATGAAAGACGCGATCCGGAGCGATCCACTTACGCCGCCGCGCAGTTCCTGCACGCAACCCACCGCTCTCTGCGCAGCTGGCCCCTGGCGCTTACCGCATACAACCATGGGCCGTCAGCCGTCGCGCGGGCGATCCATCGGCACAGCACGACAGACCTGGGTGAGCTCATCTATCGGAACGAGAATCGTCGCTTCGGATTCGCAGGCGAGAATTTTTATGCGAAATTCCTCGCCGCGGCGCACCTCGGGGAAAACGCGGACTACTATTTCCCCGACATCGACATGAACGAGATCGTGACCCATACCGTCCGACGTGGAGACACCCTGTGGGGAATCGCACGACGCTACGGAATCAGCCTTCGGGCCCTCAAGCGATCCAATGCCCACCAACTGGCGCGCTCGAAGTATCTGAAGCCGGGAGTTCGGCTCCTCGTCGAGGGATAA
- a CDS encoding ABC-F family ATP-binding cassette domain-containing protein — protein sequence MPVLDAREIDRSYDQQTILANAAMTIDEGERVGLVGNNGSGKSTLGRILSGREKPDSGTLAQSRGTRIDYLEQEPVLTAGSTVLEVVSESLVRWTAARNRHDAVTEAMAHPDAADKIEDLIRQQASAADEIEREGGWERLHEAEAILGNLGIDDSSRRVDTLSGGERRRVALARILVDAPDLAILDEPTNHLDITTIEWLEDYLRNRFRGALLLITHDRRVLENVTDRTLEIHAGKINSYAGGYVAYLEARAERAAHEERTEKNRQNFLRRELEWLRRSPQARTTKQKARIDRVENIRDQAGPEKQKKIEMQAQSRRLGKTILEVAAMDIHRDGKDLVSDLTFALGAGERIGIVGPNGTGKTSLFLTILEEISPASGSLTIGTNTRIGYLDQNRGGLEPAETIYETLSNDRQQVKLGSESLGIAAYLERFLFDRHQQRSRIGTLSGGERARVCLARLLADESNLLLLDEPTNDLDTTTLAALEEMLLNYAGSALVVSHDRWFLDRIATSILAFEGNGRVELHAGNYSEYRERKAALPTRAKAKSGASSPKPAIAKTPTRAKKLSFKEERELEAILASVEIDEGRIHDLEARLADPETYKKGGEAIKILQAELAEEQERLLEKMNRWEELESRKNSEKPAG from the coding sequence ATGCCCGTACTGGATGCCCGCGAGATCGATCGGAGCTACGACCAACAAACCATTTTGGCCAACGCCGCAATGACTATCGACGAAGGCGAGCGAGTCGGCTTGGTGGGCAACAACGGTAGCGGGAAAAGTACTCTCGGACGTATTCTTTCCGGCCGGGAGAAACCCGATAGCGGGACCTTGGCCCAATCCCGAGGAACGCGGATTGATTATCTCGAGCAGGAACCGGTTCTGACTGCGGGAAGCACTGTCCTGGAAGTCGTATCGGAAAGTCTCGTTCGATGGACGGCGGCGAGGAATCGACACGATGCCGTCACCGAGGCGATGGCCCACCCCGATGCCGCCGACAAAATCGAGGACCTGATCCGTCAGCAGGCCTCAGCCGCCGACGAGATCGAACGTGAGGGGGGCTGGGAACGCCTGCATGAGGCCGAGGCCATTCTCGGGAACCTCGGAATCGACGATTCCAGCCGCAGGGTAGATACCCTGAGTGGAGGTGAGCGCCGACGTGTGGCACTCGCACGAATTCTGGTCGATGCTCCCGATCTCGCAATTCTTGACGAACCAACCAACCATCTCGATATCACCACCATCGAGTGGCTCGAGGACTATCTCCGTAATCGCTTTCGCGGGGCCTTGCTCCTGATCACTCACGATCGCCGAGTCCTCGAGAATGTGACCGACCGGACTCTGGAAATTCATGCCGGCAAGATCAACAGCTACGCCGGAGGCTATGTCGCATATCTCGAAGCTCGCGCCGAGCGCGCCGCGCACGAGGAACGTACAGAAAAAAATCGGCAAAACTTTCTCCGACGCGAGCTGGAATGGCTGCGCCGCTCTCCGCAGGCCCGGACCACAAAGCAAAAAGCTCGTATCGATCGAGTCGAAAATATCCGCGATCAGGCCGGTCCTGAAAAGCAGAAGAAAATCGAAATGCAGGCGCAGAGTCGACGTTTGGGCAAAACCATTCTCGAAGTCGCCGCGATGGATATCCATCGCGACGGCAAGGATCTGGTGTCGGATCTCACCTTCGCCCTGGGTGCGGGTGAACGTATCGGAATTGTGGGACCAAATGGTACCGGAAAAACCTCTCTCTTTCTCACCATCCTCGAGGAAATCTCGCCAGCCTCGGGATCGCTGACGATCGGCACCAATACCCGCATCGGCTACCTGGATCAGAATCGCGGTGGCCTCGAACCTGCCGAAACGATCTACGAAACCCTCAGCAACGACCGCCAGCAGGTGAAGCTGGGAAGCGAATCTCTGGGAATTGCCGCCTACCTCGAGCGCTTTCTCTTCGATCGGCACCAGCAGCGCTCCCGGATCGGGACTCTTTCCGGAGGCGAACGCGCACGTGTTTGTCTGGCTCGCCTGCTCGCCGATGAATCCAACTTGCTTCTTCTCGATGAACCGACCAACGATCTTGATACAACGACACTGGCGGCTCTCGAAGAAATGCTGCTCAACTATGCCGGGAGCGCTCTGGTGGTGAGCCATGACCGCTGGTTCCTCGACCGAATTGCGACATCGATCCTCGCTTTCGAGGGGAACGGCCGGGTGGAATTACACGCAGGAAACTACTCCGAATATCGGGAAAGGAAGGCGGCGCTGCCGACGCGGGCCAAGGCGAAATCCGGCGCGTCCAGCCCCAAGCCTGCGATCGCCAAAACACCAACCCGAGCCAAAAAATTAAGCTTCAAGGAAGAACGGGAACTTGAAGCAATTCTAGCCTCGGTCGAGATTGACGAAGGTCGCATCCATGACCTCGAGGCCCGACTGGCCGACCCCGAGACCTATAAAAAAGGCGGAGAGGCGATCAAAATTCTTCAAGCCGAACTCGCCGAGGAGCAGGAACGCTTGCTCGAGAAGATGAACCGATGGGAAGAGCTCGAATCCCGGAAGAACTCCGAGAAGCCGGCCGGCTGA
- a CDS encoding S1C family serine protease has translation MNASVHLLRKALPAVVHLETRIDPNHRSAAILGTERAGTGVVLTSCGGLILTAYYLLIGADRVQVQCPDGRRVEGRVFGIDYASGLGIVAPEESGLDALSLSPGGLAQRGSEAFVVASVGEERRVASGFVTSTSPFDALWEFALDPAIYFSAPNPGLGGGPLLDRQGGVLGIAALSMAHAGRPTVVFPGAGSLAMIDAIERDGVYRTPQSQGWLGMTCLMVGNHLAVAGIFPESPAAAGGLIPGDSILLLQGHAVANRIDLYQRLRAERPGAALRFRVRRGGEVVELSIEAGAVETYFA, from the coding sequence TTGAACGCTTCGGTTCATCTCCTGCGCAAAGCGCTCCCTGCCGTGGTGCATCTGGAGACTCGGATTGACCCCAATCACAGGTCGGCAGCGATATTGGGGACAGAGCGGGCAGGTACCGGAGTGGTTCTGACCTCCTGTGGCGGGCTGATTCTGACCGCGTATTATCTGCTTATCGGAGCCGACCGGGTCCAGGTCCAATGCCCTGATGGGCGCCGCGTGGAAGGACGTGTTTTCGGAATCGACTACGCTTCGGGGCTGGGGATCGTTGCTCCCGAGGAGAGCGGTCTCGATGCCCTCTCGCTGTCCCCGGGAGGTCTCGCACAACGTGGGAGCGAAGCCTTTGTCGTCGCGAGTGTGGGAGAGGAGCGTCGGGTGGCCTCCGGGTTCGTCACCAGCACCAGCCCCTTTGACGCCTTATGGGAGTTTGCTCTCGATCCCGCGATATATTTCTCGGCTCCGAACCCGGGTCTCGGTGGGGGACCGCTGCTGGATCGTCAGGGCGGCGTTCTGGGTATTGCCGCTCTCTCCATGGCTCATGCCGGCCGGCCTACGGTGGTCTTCCCGGGTGCGGGTTCTCTGGCGATGATCGATGCTATCGAGAGAGACGGTGTCTATCGAACACCGCAGTCACAAGGGTGGCTCGGGATGACCTGTTTGATGGTAGGAAATCATCTTGCTGTGGCCGGGATCTTCCCGGAAAGTCCTGCCGCGGCAGGGGGCTTGATCCCGGGTGATTCGATCCTGCTTCTTCAGGGCCATGCGGTTGCGAATAGGATCGATTTGTATCAGCGCCTTCGCGCCGAGCGCCCCGGTGCCGCACTGCGTTTTCGGGTCCGGCGAGGCGGGGAGGTCGTCGAACTGTCGATCGAGGCGGGCGCGGTGGAGACCTACTTCGCCTGA
- a CDS encoding P-loop NTPase: protein MAASSDEIFDALRKVKFPGFSRDIVSFGVVQKVEVLDGHTIVTLAPPAGTPDLVDKITPEIEAIVASLPGAAPLKIALVEAKPNPAQARQPAGPADDHGHSHAQAPKPSGPQPIDGVKKIIAVASGKGGVGKSTVAVNLAMALREHGSVGLMDTDIYGPSAPVLLAAEEEKAQVTQEKRIVPVQTHGIAMVSMALFVERERPIIWRGPMLTKLVNEFIRNTEWGDLDYLVLDLPPGTGDVQLTLSQTLRIDGGVIVTTPQDVALADVRRGVRMFKQMHVPVLGVIENMAGIICRKCGEESNIFGRGGGARIAEELSLPFLGEIPLTPVIREQGDAGDPVVAALPDEPVAERFRQITAQVVAG from the coding sequence ATGGCCGCCAGTTCCGATGAAATATTCGACGCCCTTCGCAAAGTGAAATTTCCGGGCTTCTCTCGCGATATCGTTTCATTTGGTGTCGTGCAGAAGGTGGAAGTCCTCGATGGCCACACCATCGTCACGCTGGCGCCGCCGGCCGGAACTCCCGATCTGGTCGACAAGATCACCCCCGAGATTGAAGCCATCGTGGCGAGTCTGCCGGGAGCAGCCCCCCTCAAGATTGCGCTTGTCGAAGCCAAGCCAAATCCGGCGCAGGCTCGACAACCCGCCGGACCGGCCGACGACCATGGCCACAGCCACGCGCAAGCTCCAAAACCATCAGGCCCCCAACCGATCGATGGAGTGAAGAAAATCATTGCTGTAGCGAGCGGCAAAGGGGGCGTCGGTAAATCCACGGTCGCCGTGAATCTTGCCATGGCCCTGCGCGAGCACGGCAGCGTGGGCCTGATGGATACCGATATCTATGGGCCTAGCGCCCCGGTGCTCCTGGCGGCCGAAGAGGAAAAAGCGCAGGTCACCCAAGAAAAGCGAATCGTTCCCGTCCAGACCCACGGGATCGCAATGGTCTCGATGGCCCTCTTTGTCGAGCGCGAAAGACCGATTATCTGGCGTGGGCCCATGTTGACCAAATTGGTCAATGAGTTCATTCGCAATACCGAGTGGGGCGACCTCGACTACCTCGTCCTGGACCTTCCTCCGGGCACGGGAGACGTGCAATTGACCCTTTCCCAGACTCTGCGCATCGATGGCGGCGTGATCGTGACGACACCGCAGGATGTTGCTCTGGCCGACGTCCGCCGTGGTGTGCGCATGTTCAAACAGATGCATGTCCCTGTCCTCGGTGTCATCGAGAATATGGCGGGAATTATCTGTCGAAAATGCGGCGAGGAGAGCAATATCTTCGGGCGGGGCGGTGGTGCTCGCATCGCGGAGGAACTGAGCCTCCCCTTCCTCGGCGAAATCCCTCTCACCCCGGTCATCCGAGAACAGGGGGACGCCGGGGATCCAGTCGTCGCGGCCCTCCCTGATGAACCAGTTGCCGAACGATTTCGGCAGATCACGGCACAGGTTGTCGCCGGCTGA
- a CDS encoding anthranilate synthase component I family protein, whose amino-acid sequence MDKIRLKEKFPASRLFRLIQKQHGRRALWLNQGSDRESLMAFRPTAQLTVRQDGRTEIRRGREASRFSEHPLELISEFVREGSVTEELPSAPPRTFGFLAFDFASRIEARLACGAATEDPLPLAHFAQFACVLVCRQDPRATNDLCTITAFGDNLAPIVAELEAALQEPSSEEDAAGQIFESELCEWPDKTRYLRAVSRALDYIAAGDIYQMNLASRFVVESTLSGLEVFERLQNAQPVPFGLYFATPEFELLSNSPERFLRVRGDTILTEPIKGTRPRSLDKSRDRALAKELREDPKERAENIMVVDLERNDLGRICARGSIDVPSLLRVESWTTVHHLVSTVEGQLRPDANLAAILRATFPGGSITGTPKIRATEIIAELEEQPREVFTGSFFAFRSPRDFDSSILIRTAWARDGRFTYHAGCGIVADSVPENEYEEMWVKAEAFLRAIDLKTAKPASGANS is encoded by the coding sequence ATGGATAAAATCCGACTCAAAGAAAAATTTCCCGCCTCTCGACTGTTTCGTTTGATTCAGAAACAGCACGGGCGTCGTGCATTATGGCTGAATCAGGGGAGCGACCGAGAGAGTCTTATGGCCTTCCGGCCGACCGCGCAACTGACGGTCCGACAAGATGGGCGAACAGAGATCCGCCGAGGGCGTGAAGCTTCTCGTTTTTCCGAGCACCCTCTGGAGCTCATCTCCGAGTTCGTGCGCGAGGGGTCTGTCACCGAAGAGTTGCCCTCGGCCCCGCCGCGGACCTTCGGATTTCTCGCTTTCGATTTCGCCTCCCGGATAGAAGCGCGGCTAGCCTGTGGGGCGGCTACGGAAGATCCGTTGCCGCTTGCCCATTTTGCACAATTCGCATGCGTTCTCGTCTGCCGACAAGACCCGAGAGCCACCAACGATCTCTGCACCATCACCGCCTTTGGCGACAACCTCGCTCCGATCGTGGCCGAGCTGGAAGCAGCTCTTCAGGAGCCATCCTCCGAGGAGGACGCTGCGGGCCAAATCTTCGAGAGCGAACTATGCGAATGGCCGGATAAAACCCGATACCTCAGAGCCGTTTCGCGAGCACTCGACTACATCGCCGCCGGAGACATCTACCAGATGAACCTTGCGAGTCGCTTCGTCGTCGAAAGCACCCTGTCCGGTCTCGAAGTCTTCGAGCGGCTGCAGAATGCTCAGCCAGTGCCCTTCGGCCTTTATTTCGCAACACCCGAATTCGAACTTCTCTCCAACTCTCCCGAGAGGTTTCTCAGGGTCCGAGGCGACACGATTCTGACCGAGCCAATCAAGGGAACGCGGCCTCGCTCTCTCGACAAATCGCGCGACCGAGCTCTCGCCAAAGAGCTTCGGGAAGATCCCAAGGAGCGCGCCGAGAATATCATGGTGGTCGATCTGGAGCGGAACGATCTGGGCCGCATCTGTGCTCGAGGCAGCATCGACGTCCCCTCGCTTCTGCGCGTCGAATCCTGGACGACCGTCCACCATCTGGTGTCGACAGTCGAAGGCCAACTCCGCCCCGATGCGAATTTGGCAGCCATCCTGAGGGCGACTTTCCCGGGCGGCTCAATTACCGGAACGCCCAAAATTCGAGCAACGGAAATTATCGCCGAACTCGAAGAACAGCCTCGCGAAGTTTTCACTGGATCCTTCTTCGCCTTTCGCTCCCCCCGAGATTTCGATTCGAGTATCCTGATTCGGACCGCATGGGCTCGGGACGGTCGATTCACCTACCACGCTGGTTGCGGGATCGTCGCCGACTCTGTTCCTGAAAATGAGTACGAAGAAATGTGGGTCAAAGCTGAGGCATTTCTTCGAGCGATCGATCTCAAGACGGCGAAGCCCGCCAGCGGAGCCAACTCTTGA